One segment of Macaca fascicularis isolate 582-1 chromosome 2, T2T-MFA8v1.1 DNA contains the following:
- the EXOG gene encoding nuclease EXOG, mitochondrial isoform X2, whose amino-acid sequence MATKSIASRLRGSRRFLSGFVAGAVVGAAGAGLTALQFFRSQGAEGALTGKQPDGSAEKAVLEQFGFPLTGTETRCYTNHALSYDQAKRVPRWVLEHISKSKIMGDADRKHCKFKPDPNIPPTFSAFNEDYVGSGWSRGHMAPAGNNKFSSKAMAETFYLSNIVPQDFDNNSGYWNRIEMYCRELTERFEDVWVVSGPLTLPQTRSDGKKVVSYQVPGAVLSASDTAVNKAERSTLMEHAL is encoded by the exons ATGGCTACCAAGAGTATCGCTTCCCGCCTCCGGGGCTCCCGGCGTTTTCTGAGTGGCTTCGTGGCCGGGGCTGTAGTGGGCGCTGCGGGAGCTGGGCTCACGGCCCTGCAGTTCTTCCGGAGTCAGGGCGCTGAGGGAGCGTTGACAGGGAAGCAGCCGGATG gatCTGCGGAAAAGGCTGTCTTGGAACAATTTGGATTCCCTTTAACTGGAACAGAGACAAGGTGTTACACTAATCACGCTTTGTCTTATGATCAGGCAAAGCGGGTGCCTAGATGGGTTCTTGAACATATTTCCAAAAGCAAGATAATGG GTGATGCAGACAGAAAGCATTGTAAATTTAAGCCTGATCCCAATATCCCTCCAACCTTCAGTGCCTTCAATGAAGATTATGTTGGAAGTGGGTGGTCACGAGGACACATGGCTCCAGCAGGAAATAACAAATTTTCAAGT AAAGCCATGGCTGAAACCTTTTACCTTTCTAACATTGTGCCTCAGGATTTTGATAATAATTCTGGATATTGGAACAG aatagAAATGTACTGTCGAGAACTGACAGAAAGGTTTGAAGATGTTTGGGTGGTATCTGGGCCTTTGACGTTACCTCAGACTAGAAGCGATGGAAAAAAAGTAGTTAGTTACCAG GTACCTGGTGCTGTTCTGAGTGCTTCTGATACAGCAGTAAACAAGGCAGAAAGGAGTACCCTCATGGAGCATGCATTATAG